A window of the Candidatus Nitrosotalea okcheonensis genome harbors these coding sequences:
- a CDS encoding type II/IV secretion system ATPase subunit translates to MTSKIIALDANIEQVQVIDHYAVNQAEVFITATGEYLIKEPHLEQNEFQIYEKIMDHLMNSLPFLDKLETEEERIHHLEKYIWQDAQEKGIVNQVSKFYDRLKYYIVREVLGYGVFDVLMNDDDIEEILIERHDTDVGVIHRKHSEMHILDTNIVIGKSSLMDSYTQRLVQKTGKSVTVAKPIMDGTTRTKHRIMVIYGKEVSGNGSTVSIRKFPSKPYTITHLLQFGTISKLMAAYVWMLIDAKAFGLIIGETGSGKTTLINSLMTMANPRWRIITIEETPELQIPQKRTVSLHTRSSPLVKSDNDIGIMELIKATLRMRPDFVIVGEVRGKEANEMFQSAATGHGGLSSVHGSDIKSALTRLAAEPINIKLSQQMLLWFAIHSTTLKGTDGKTMRRIKTLTEINPTDTGIETTDLFSFDRKNNDFGLSSIEELVKKSKRLPYIAELFGIDLVTDIEKRMTLLDACIEKKAYEVSDVFNILRQYYQFYPTMKN, encoded by the coding sequence GTGACTTCAAAAATCATTGCACTTGATGCAAACATAGAACAAGTGCAGGTCATTGATCATTATGCAGTAAACCAAGCTGAAGTTTTCATTACAGCTACCGGTGAATATTTGATAAAAGAACCTCACTTGGAACAAAACGAGTTTCAAATTTATGAAAAGATAATGGACCATCTCATGAATTCTTTGCCATTTCTTGACAAACTAGAGACTGAGGAAGAACGCATTCACCATCTGGAAAAATACATCTGGCAAGATGCTCAGGAAAAAGGAATTGTAAATCAGGTCTCAAAATTTTATGACCGTCTAAAATATTATATTGTTCGTGAAGTTTTGGGGTATGGCGTTTTCGATGTCTTGATGAATGATGATGACATAGAAGAAATTCTAATTGAAAGACACGATACAGATGTTGGAGTGATACATCGAAAACATTCTGAAATGCACATACTTGATACAAATATTGTCATAGGCAAATCTAGTCTGATGGATTCTTACACTCAAAGACTTGTTCAAAAGACTGGAAAATCTGTTACAGTGGCCAAGCCCATAATGGATGGAACAACTAGAACAAAACACAGAATCATGGTCATATATGGAAAAGAGGTCTCAGGCAACGGCTCAACCGTATCCATAAGAAAATTTCCATCAAAACCCTATACTATCACACATCTGTTACAATTTGGAACCATAAGCAAACTGATGGCGGCATATGTCTGGATGCTAATAGACGCAAAGGCATTTGGCCTTATAATTGGAGAAACTGGCTCTGGAAAGACTACGTTGATAAATTCTCTGATGACTATGGCCAATCCAAGATGGCGAATCATAACAATAGAAGAAACGCCTGAACTTCAGATACCGCAGAAACGTACAGTGTCATTACATACAAGATCAAGCCCACTTGTCAAATCAGATAATGATATTGGAATTATGGAACTAATCAAGGCAACACTAAGAATGAGACCTGACTTTGTCATTGTAGGAGAGGTTCGCGGAAAGGAAGCAAACGAGATGTTCCAGAGTGCTGCAACTGGACATGGGGGGCTAAGCTCTGTTCATGGCTCTGACATAAAATCAGCATTAACAAGACTTGCGGCAGAACCAATCAACATAAAACTTTCACAGCAAATGTTGCTTTGGTTTGCAATCCATTCAACTACACTCAAAGGTACAGATGGAAAAACAATGCGAAGAATAAAGACGCTGACAGAAATTAATCCAACAGATACGGGAATAGAAACAACAGATTTGTTTAGTTTTGATAGGAAGAACAATGACTTTGGTCTCAGCAGTATAGAGGAACTGGTTAAGAAAAGTAAAAGACTACCATACATTGCAGAACTTTTCGGTATTGATCTTGTAACTGACATAGAAAAAAGAATGACATTGCTTGATGCATGCATTGAAAAAAAGGCTTACGAGGTATCAGATGTTTTCAATATCTTGCGTCAATACTATCAATTCTATCCAACAATGAAGAATTAG
- a CDS encoding VirB4 family type IV secretion system protein has translation MQRTKTIHNYEVKPTNFFTLSDEKQRTVLSHFYSLLTSIQEPLCITMIKEPLDAQMGNEIRHLQILRTFMSSAEPLDWVLERQGFDYFLATNMVPFSVKNEFLKHVILENGKLAKCFTLYSLSSTLSPAWIHSLLPVSDAIMLNFAPIEQDKAVSKLRKKIHLMQATQSTNPKMIHQIQMALEAVSALEKNSTKLFTVTANVIVQADDLKSLKEKSKKFVKQTRISLSSFDNTSANQARMLTGWGKKLYVELGSCAVFYPFVSADMLEVPNGITIGVNYSTGAPVIFNYTMRANYNILILAGSGAGKSVTAKLMMKRLMDKYPDAFIFVVDPQGEYENIAKYLDVEPIRITGEQELGFDPFKMFEKPSDAVNVLCEIAQAPTLVANSFLAKCNGIKSLDEFYEKLSDEEKKYLVNLVTGPMATLFKGQPAISDRTIISLKGTYAEDSVAKISFLALAKLWKKIEAAPVEIPKILVIDEGHLIFRFASASKFVDLLARMGRKKNVIFMFISQRVEDVTKTEAGRAFFDNSETKIILRNNEIAAEELGRSLQLSPQEKDMIQTFVPGDALILTRDYRIRCSITPSKEELDMFGTSPLNTNAA, from the coding sequence GTGCAAAGAACCAAGACAATACATAACTATGAAGTAAAGCCAACAAATTTCTTTACACTTTCTGATGAAAAGCAACGAACTGTACTATCACATTTTTATTCACTGCTCACTTCAATCCAGGAACCACTTTGTATTACAATGATAAAAGAACCGTTAGATGCACAGATGGGAAACGAAATAAGACATCTCCAAATCTTGAGAACTTTTATGTCAAGTGCAGAGCCCTTGGATTGGGTACTTGAAAGACAGGGTTTTGATTATTTTCTTGCAACAAATATGGTACCATTTTCTGTAAAAAATGAATTTCTAAAACATGTAATACTTGAGAATGGCAAGTTAGCCAAATGCTTTACACTGTATTCTCTCTCTTCCACGCTCTCACCGGCATGGATTCACTCCCTGCTTCCTGTATCTGATGCAATAATGCTCAATTTTGCTCCCATAGAGCAAGACAAGGCAGTTTCAAAATTGAGAAAAAAGATTCACCTCATGCAAGCTACACAAAGCACCAATCCAAAAATGATACATCAAATACAGATGGCACTTGAGGCCGTATCTGCACTTGAAAAAAACAGTACAAAATTGTTCACAGTTACTGCCAATGTGATAGTCCAAGCTGACGATCTAAAATCATTAAAGGAAAAATCAAAAAAATTTGTAAAACAAACCAGGATATCTCTCTCAAGTTTTGACAACACATCTGCAAACCAGGCCAGAATGTTAACTGGATGGGGAAAAAAACTCTACGTCGAGCTTGGCTCTTGTGCAGTTTTTTATCCATTTGTAAGCGCAGACATGTTAGAAGTTCCAAATGGAATTACCATAGGTGTAAACTATAGCACTGGTGCACCTGTCATCTTCAACTATACAATGCGTGCAAACTATAACATACTGATTTTAGCAGGCTCGGGTGCAGGCAAGTCTGTTACTGCCAAACTAATGATGAAGAGACTGATGGACAAATATCCGGATGCGTTCATCTTTGTTGTTGACCCACAGGGCGAGTATGAAAATATTGCCAAATATCTTGATGTGGAACCAATAAGAATCACAGGAGAACAAGAACTTGGCTTTGATCCATTCAAGATGTTTGAAAAACCAAGTGATGCGGTAAACGTTTTGTGTGAGATTGCCCAAGCCCCAACACTTGTTGCAAATTCATTTTTGGCAAAATGTAATGGAATAAAAAGCCTTGATGAGTTTTATGAAAAACTCTCAGATGAAGAGAAAAAATATCTGGTAAATCTTGTTACTGGTCCAATGGCAACTCTGTTCAAGGGCCAGCCTGCAATATCTGATCGTACTATCATATCACTAAAAGGAACCTATGCTGAAGATTCTGTAGCAAAGATTAGCTTTCTTGCATTGGCTAAATTGTGGAAAAAGATAGAGGCCGCACCAGTAGAGATTCCAAAAATACTTGTAATTGATGAAGGACATCTCATATTCCGGTTTGCCAGTGCCTCAAAATTTGTAGATTTGCTTGCACGCATGGGCAGGAAAAAGAATGTAATTTTCATGTTTATTTCACAGCGGGTAGAAGATGTAACAAAGACAGAGGCAGGACGTGCATTCTTTGATAACAGTGAGACGAAAATAATACTACGAAACAACGAGATTGCGGCTGAAGAACTTGGAAGATCATTGCAGTTATCTCCTCAGGAAAAAGACATGATTCAGACATTTGTTCCAGGAGATGCCTTGATCTTGACACGTGATTACAGGATTCGTTGTTCCATTACTCCATCAAAAGAAGAGCTTGACATGTTTGGCACATCGCCATTGAACACAAATGCAGCTTAA
- a CDS encoding archaellin/type IV pilin N-terminal domain-containing protein, producing the protein MQRRGISEIYSTIMMFTVALAIAGIVIAASSNQFNNQQQSAYQMLDSSQKRMSESVSFVTGRDTGTGSEVELVNFGLANINLDRVMVDAVRQQSYTMTFVNGTQTQFLPVKEPVIISTGTSGAKMQIVTTYGSIFEFPLQ; encoded by the coding sequence ATGCAACGAAGAGGAATATCCGAGATATATTCTACAATCATGATGTTTACAGTAGCTCTTGCCATTGCAGGGATTGTAATTGCAGCATCATCTAACCAGTTTAACAATCAACAGCAAAGTGCCTATCAGATGCTGGATTCGTCCCAAAAGAGAATGTCAGAGAGCGTATCATTTGTAACAGGAAGAGACACAGGCACGGGATCAGAGGTAGAATTAGTAAATTTTGGCCTTGCAAATATTAATTTAGACAGGGTCATGGTGGATGCAGTACGACAACAATCCTATACTATGACATTTGTTAATGGTACACAAACCCAATTTTTGCCAGTAAAAGAACCTGTGATAATATCAACTGGTACATCCGGCGCTAAAATGCAGATTGTTACAACATATGGTTCAATCTTTGAATTTCCACTGCAATAA